A portion of the Blautia hansenii DSM 20583 genome contains these proteins:
- a CDS encoding ABC transporter ATP-binding protein, translated as MNLSVHSLYFSYQAAPLLRDLDFSLDTGSFVCVLGKNGAGKSTLFQCILNLQKNYTGMISLDGQNVKALKEKELAKSIAYIPQLHKQSFPFSVFDTVLMGTAASLSPFSTPKEAQKEAAMEALHLMGMEKYASRSFSHLSGGEQQMVLIARALAQKAPILIMDEPCSNLDYGNQIRLLKKLKQLSALGYLVLLSTHNPEHAFLFADKVLVLHNGTAMTPGKPQEVLTASLLEEIYNIPIQLYTSSDVPQPVCIPKI; from the coding sequence TTGAATTTATCCGTACATTCTCTATATTTTTCCTACCAAGCAGCTCCCTTGTTAAGAGACCTTGATTTTTCTCTTGATACAGGAAGCTTTGTGTGTGTATTGGGAAAAAACGGTGCCGGAAAAAGCACCTTGTTTCAATGTATTTTAAATCTGCAAAAAAATTATACAGGAATGATTTCTCTTGACGGACAGAATGTAAAAGCTTTAAAGGAAAAAGAGCTGGCAAAATCCATTGCCTATATTCCCCAGCTGCATAAGCAGAGCTTTCCTTTTTCCGTATTTGATACGGTTCTCATGGGAACTGCTGCCAGCCTTTCTCCCTTTTCCACACCAAAGGAGGCGCAAAAAGAAGCTGCCATGGAGGCGCTTCACCTTATGGGTATGGAAAAATACGCTTCCCGCTCTTTTTCCCATTTAAGCGGCGGGGAACAACAAATGGTTTTGATTGCCAGAGCCCTTGCTCAAAAAGCGCCAATCCTCATTATGGATGAGCCATGCTCAAATTTGGACTATGGAAATCAAATCCGTCTTTTAAAGAAGTTAAAACAGCTTTCTGCACTTGGATATCTTGTTCTGCTTTCCACTCATAATCCGGAACATGCTTTTCTTTTTGCAGACAAGGTGCTTGTTTTACATAATGGAACTGCTATGACACCGGGAAAACCGCAGGAAGTACTCACAGCCTCTCTATTAGAAGAAATATACAATATTCCCATACAGCTTTATACTTCTTCTGATGTTCCGCAGCCTGTGTGCATTCCGAAAATCTGA
- a CDS encoding FecCD family ABC transporter permease, producing MKKKKQKHWILWFTLLFFVCFFSSFLLGRYPISPLELVKILLSKIFPISPTWEAQLETVLFQIRLPRVFMAVLIGGGLSCAGAVYQGMFQNPLVSPDVLGVSSGTGFGAALGLLLGFSYQAVSATALFFGLLAVLVVYLISRRVKSNPTLALVLAGILISSLFSSSISLVKLVADTDNVLPVITYWLMGSLASIRPDDVLFAAPLIILGLIPLYLFRWQMNIATLGDEEARCMGVSIQKVRFLVIFCATLITAAAVSVSGMIGWIGLIIPHIGRILVGNDYQKLLPASFLLGGSFLVVTDNCARLLSTNEIPIGILTAFVGVPIFLYLILKKESNF from the coding sequence ATGAAAAAGAAAAAACAAAAGCATTGGATTTTATGGTTCACTCTGTTATTTTTTGTTTGCTTTTTTTCTTCTTTTCTTCTGGGACGCTATCCCATTTCCCCTTTGGAATTGGTAAAAATTCTGCTTTCCAAAATTTTTCCGATTTCACCTACTTGGGAAGCTCAGTTGGAAACGGTTCTTTTTCAGATACGACTTCCCAGAGTATTTATGGCAGTGCTGATAGGCGGAGGCTTGTCCTGCGCCGGAGCGGTATATCAGGGAATGTTTCAAAATCCTCTGGTATCTCCCGATGTGCTTGGGGTTTCTTCCGGAACAGGCTTTGGCGCTGCTTTAGGACTTTTATTAGGCTTTAGCTATCAGGCAGTTTCAGCCACCGCACTTTTCTTTGGGCTTTTGGCAGTGCTTGTTGTTTATTTGATTAGCCGAAGAGTAAAAAGCAATCCCACCCTTGCTCTGGTATTGGCAGGCATTTTAATCAGCTCCCTGTTTTCCTCCTCTATTTCTTTGGTGAAGCTGGTGGCTGATACAGATAATGTTCTGCCTGTCATTACTTACTGGCTGATGGGAAGCCTTGCATCCATTCGTCCCGACGATGTTCTTTTTGCAGCGCCTTTGATTATTTTGGGACTTATTCCCCTCTATCTTTTCCGCTGGCAGATGAATATTGCCACCTTAGGTGATGAGGAAGCAAGATGTATGGGCGTTTCTATTCAAAAAGTGAGGTTTCTTGTTATCTTCTGTGCTACGCTCATTACCGCAGCAGCAGTATCCGTAAGCGGCATGATTGGCTGGATTGGACTGATTATTCCTCATATCGGAAGAATTTTGGTAGGAAACGATTATCAGAAGCTTTTGCCTGCTTCTTTCCTGTTAGGAGGAAGCTTCCTTGTGGTAACCGATAATTGTGCCAGACTTTTATCTACCAATGAAATTCCTATTGGAATTTTAACTGCCTTTGTAGGTGTGCCTATCTTTTTGTATCTGATTTTGAAGAAAGAAAGTAATTTTTAA
- a CDS encoding nucleoside-triphosphatase, whose protein sequence is MHHFFLTGTSGIGKSTLLMEVLQEMEFPISGFFAQRQLLPDGTTGGFRLLPWSSKHPLTATYQAEASDLFIKKSDTGWQKDLHVFQTTAITLLNEKTPLKCLDEIGGTELLVPEFLNALYALLESDVCCVGVIKSPQNLTSMMTRVEMKKQEAIKLQELHKDMTQQFHSVIVELTAFNREEVKLALKNFIKTEVCT, encoded by the coding sequence ATGCACCATTTTTTTCTCACGGGAACTTCCGGTATAGGGAAATCCACCCTTCTTATGGAGGTTTTACAGGAAATGGAATTTCCTATATCCGGTTTTTTTGCTCAAAGACAGCTTCTTCCCGATGGTACTACCGGAGGCTTTCGTCTTCTTCCCTGGAGCAGCAAACATCCTCTTACTGCCACATATCAGGCAGAAGCATCCGATTTGTTCATAAAAAAATCGGACACAGGCTGGCAAAAAGATTTACATGTTTTTCAGACAACTGCAATTACACTGTTAAATGAAAAGACACCGTTAAAATGTCTGGACGAAATTGGAGGAACAGAGCTTCTCGTTCCCGAATTTTTAAATGCTCTCTACGCTTTGCTAGAAAGCGATGTCTGCTGTGTAGGTGTCATAAAAAGTCCTCAAAATCTGACTTCTATGATGACAAGAGTTGAAATGAAAAAGCAGGAAGCCATAAAGCTTCAAGAGCTGCACAAGGATATGACACAGCAGTTTCACAGCGTCATTGTAGAATTGACAGCGTTTAATCGGGAAGAAGTAAAGCTTGCCTTAAAAAATTTTATAAAAACTGAGGTTTGCACATGA
- a CDS encoding nitroreductase family protein, which translates to MNTSEVIRARRSIRKYKENFAIPQKDIETMLEAAMMAPSACNTRPWEFVVVENPKIKEQIIEISPHTSMLHTASLAIVVCGRPDLQENICNAFWPQDCGAAIENLLLQATDLGYGTCWCGFYPVMDRVEKLQKLLQVTSIPLAVVAVGKPEQNPDARGFFEPSKVTYLK; encoded by the coding sequence ATGAATACATCAGAAGTTATTCGTGCACGCAGAAGCATTCGAAAGTATAAAGAAAATTTTGCTATTCCTCAAAAAGATATTGAAACCATGTTGGAAGCTGCCATGATGGCGCCCAGCGCCTGCAACACAAGACCATGGGAATTTGTTGTAGTTGAAAATCCCAAGATAAAAGAACAGATTATTGAAATCAGCCCTCATACTTCCATGTTACACACTGCCAGCCTTGCCATTGTAGTATGTGGAAGACCTGACTTGCAGGAAAATATTTGCAATGCTTTTTGGCCGCAGGATTGCGGAGCTGCCATTGAAAATCTGCTCCTTCAGGCAACGGATTTAGGATACGGCACTTGCTGGTGCGGATTTTATCCTGTAATGGATAGAGTAGAAAAATTACAGAAGCTGCTTCAGGTTACAAGTATCCCTCTGGCTGTGGTTGCTGTGGGGAAACCGGAGCAAAATCCGGATGCACGAGGATTTTTTGAGCCTTCCAAGGTTACCTATTTAAAATAA
- a CDS encoding DUF4177 domain-containing protein — translation MKKYEYKFVEVKKQMGLAGITFEECKKVIISEAECGWRLKQIVTPINEKSGVNTPVCYQIIFEREV, via the coding sequence ATGAAAAAATATGAATACAAATTTGTTGAAGTAAAGAAACAAATGGGTTTAGCAGGCATTACATTTGAAGAATGTAAAAAAGTAATAATTTCAGAAGCAGAATGCGGCTGGCGATTGAAACAAATTGTTACGCCAATCAACGAGAAATCAGGGGTTAATACTCCTGTTTGTTATCAAATTATTTTTGAAAGAGAAGTATAA
- a CDS encoding GNAT family N-acetyltransferase, whose translation MNLTYKRATLEDIDILTETRIEVLRAANKLSADTDMSEVERQSYNYYQKALCDGSHIAYLAFDENHFVGAGGVSFFQVMPTYHNPSGNKAYIMNMYTNPEYRRLGIAYKTLDMLIRDTKGKGITAISLEATDMGRPLYEKYGFVKKNDEMELPE comes from the coding sequence ATGAATTTAACATATAAGAGAGCAACGCTTGAAGATATAGATATATTGACAGAAACAAGAATAGAGGTGTTAAGAGCAGCTAATAAACTTTCTGCCGATACTGATATGAGTGAAGTTGAAAGACAATCTTATAATTATTATCAAAAAGCGCTTTGTGATGGCTCTCATATTGCATATTTGGCTTTTGATGAAAATCATTTTGTAGGGGCTGGTGGTGTTAGTTTCTTTCAAGTAATGCCGACTTACCACAATCCAAGTGGAAACAAGGCTTATATCATGAATATGTATACTAATCCTGAATATAGAAGACTGGGAATTGCTTATAAAACATTAGATATGCTGATTAGAGATACTAAAGGCAAGGGGATTACAGCTATTTCATTAGAAGCAACTGATATGGGGCGACCATTGTATGAAAAGTATGGATTTGTAAAAAAGAATGATGAAATGGAATTACCAGAGTGA
- a CDS encoding PF20097 family protein translates to MKCPYCNEDMAKGYIQCRDGVNWTEKKQFIAALSALGKGRTSLANGGAENKPNL, encoded by the coding sequence ATGAAATGTCCATATTGTAATGAAGATATGGCAAAAGGATATATACAGTGCAGAGATGGTGTTAATTGGACAGAGAAAAAACAATTCATTGCTGCTTTGTCTGCATTGGGAAAAGGAAGAACATCGCTTGCGAATGGGGGTGCTGAAAATAAACCCAATTTGTAG
- a CDS encoding HIT family protein, which produces MCIICDRIKMIKDGVNPYFVKELSTGYVVIGDNQHFKGYTLFLSKVHKTELFDLDFSTKMKFLEEMSVVAEAVSKAFKADKINYELLGNGDTHLHWHLFPRKAGDIENYGNNGKGPVWWYPMEKMYDDSNRPSHKELEEMKSKLLFELDKLI; this is translated from the coding sequence ATGTGTATCATCTGTGATAGAATTAAAATGATTAAGGATGGTGTTAATCCTTATTTTGTGAAAGAATTATCAACGGGATATGTTGTTATAGGAGATAATCAGCATTTTAAAGGCTATACATTATTTCTCAGTAAAGTTCATAAAACAGAATTATTCGACTTAGATTTTTCAACAAAAATGAAATTTTTAGAAGAAATGTCTGTTGTTGCAGAAGCAGTTTCAAAAGCATTTAAAGCAGATAAAATAAATTATGAATTGCTGGGTAATGGAGATACACATCTTCATTGGCATTTGTTTCCGAGAAAAGCAGGCGATATCGAGAATTATGGGAACAACGGGAAAGGTCCTGTTTGGTGGTATCCAATGGAAAAAATGTACGATGACAGTAATCGCCCTTCTCATAAGGAATTAGAAGAAATGAAATCAAAACTATTATTTGAGTTGGATAAGTTAATATAA
- a CDS encoding GNAT family N-acetyltransferase: METGRMMKMEFREFRKEDIPALEGIIRQTWNYDKFASPKTAQKLARVFLSSCLANQTFSQVAVENGKPVGIILGKNIAVHKCPISYRWKQICSLISLYLTKEGRNASEIFGSVNGIDKELLATCRPYPAELALFVISPDCRGKGVGKQLYQRFLQYLKKEHLDSFYLYTDTSCNYGFYEHQGMVRRCEKEHIFTVNQQRSKMTFFIYDCEI, from the coding sequence ATGGAAACAGGAAGGATGATGAAAATGGAATTTAGAGAATTCAGAAAAGAAGACATCCCTGCATTGGAAGGGATTATTCGCCAAACTTGGAATTATGATAAATTTGCCAGTCCAAAAACAGCCCAAAAGCTTGCCAGAGTATTTCTGAGCAGTTGTCTTGCCAATCAAACCTTTTCTCAGGTAGCTGTGGAAAACGGCAAACCTGTGGGAATTATTCTTGGAAAAAATATTGCCGTTCATAAATGCCCTATTTCATACAGATGGAAACAAATTTGTTCTCTCATCTCCCTTTACCTGACAAAAGAAGGGCGAAATGCCTCCGAAATTTTTGGCAGTGTAAATGGTATTGATAAGGAATTACTTGCCACATGCAGACCTTATCCCGCAGAGCTGGCGCTTTTCGTCATTAGTCCTGACTGCCGGGGGAAAGGCGTGGGGAAACAATTATACCAGCGATTTCTCCAATATCTTAAGAAGGAGCATTTAGACAGCTTTTATCTCTATACCGATACCAGCTGCAACTACGGTTTTTATGAACATCAGGGAATGGTACGAAGATGTGAAAAAGAGCATATTTTTACTGTTAATCAGCAGCGCTCAAAAATGACATTTTTTATTTATGATTGTGAAATCTAA
- a CDS encoding MerR family transcriptional regulator codes for MKKSTKLLTTAEFAKLHDVNKRTLHYYDSIGLFSPAKKGENQYRYYETSQSMEFEYIRMLKELNMSMEEIKKYIEYPNSKDFLQLADAKISEIDRQMEKLIKTRHILSEMKSQTESCEQLKGGEIFLTECEEEQYLTTPYNFEEEFLEEAFAHVKEVWGIEQCRMGIGSYLSVEKAEKGEFQEYDGLFTPAFGKVPKEGVLIKPKGTYLCAYLKGSWNNLPKLYEKIFTYANKENLRLTGFAYEWGMNDFSVSKEEDYITQIMIKAEQM; via the coding sequence ATGAAAAAAAGTACGAAATTGCTTACCACGGCAGAATTTGCCAAGCTTCATGACGTAAATAAAAGAACGCTGCATTATTATGACAGTATTGGTTTGTTTTCTCCTGCTAAAAAAGGGGAAAATCAATATCGTTATTATGAAACCTCACAGAGTATGGAATTTGAATATATTCGGATGCTAAAAGAATTGAATATGAGCATGGAAGAAATCAAGAAATATATAGAGTATCCAAATTCAAAGGATTTTCTGCAATTAGCAGATGCAAAAATCAGCGAAATTGACAGGCAGATGGAAAAACTCATAAAAACCAGACATATTCTTTCTGAAATGAAAAGTCAAACAGAAAGCTGCGAGCAATTAAAGGGAGGAGAAATTTTTTTAACGGAGTGCGAGGAGGAGCAATATCTGACTACACCTTATAATTTTGAAGAAGAGTTTTTAGAGGAAGCATTTGCTCATGTAAAAGAGGTATGGGGAATAGAGCAGTGCCGCATGGGAATAGGAAGCTATCTTTCTGTGGAAAAGGCAGAAAAAGGAGAATTTCAGGAGTATGACGGGCTTTTTACGCCGGCTTTTGGGAAAGTTCCCAAAGAGGGCGTGCTGATAAAACCAAAGGGTACTTATTTGTGTGCCTATTTGAAAGGGAGCTGGAATAATTTGCCGAAGCTTTATGAGAAAATATTTACTTATGCAAACAAAGAGAACCTGCGCTTGACAGGCTTTGCCTATGAGTGGGGGATGAATGATTTTTCTGTATCAAAAGAGGAAGATTATATTACTCAAATTATGATAAAAGCGGAACAAATGTAA
- a CDS encoding superoxide dismutase: MNNNQYPFINTPLPYDYQALEPYIDATTMYLHHEKHLQAYIDKLNKLLTKEPKLQACTLEELTQMPGDIGKNSGGVYNHRFYFEGLQPPKKVPHNPLYEEIESQFQSFEAFQKIFKQTALSVFGSGYAWLVWERGMFRIITTANQDVPCLNKMSPVLCIDVWEHAYYLKHYNLRGDYIDNWFKVINWDIAQMRWQQGEPFKASVIE; encoded by the coding sequence ATGAATAACAATCAATATCCTTTTATAAACACACCTTTGCCGTATGATTATCAGGCATTAGAGCCTTATATTGATGCCACAACAATGTATTTGCACCATGAGAAGCATTTACAAGCCTATATTGATAAACTGAATAAACTCCTTACCAAAGAGCCAAAGCTGCAAGCATGTACGTTGGAGGAACTGACACAAATGCCCGGTGATATTGGGAAAAACAGCGGAGGCGTATATAATCACAGGTTTTATTTTGAAGGTCTTCAGCCTCCAAAGAAAGTCCCGCACAATCCACTGTATGAGGAAATTGAAAGCCAGTTTCAGAGCTTTGAAGCATTTCAGAAAATTTTTAAGCAGACGGCATTGTCTGTATTTGGTTCGGGATATGCGTGGCTGGTATGGGAAAGAGGAATGTTTCGGATTATTACAACTGCAAATCAAGACGTTCCATGCTTGAATAAAATGTCTCCTGTACTTTGTATTGACGTGTGGGAGCATGCCTATTATTTGAAGCATTATAATTTAAGAGGGGATTATATTGATAATTGGTTTAAAGTCATAAACTGGGACATAGCGCAAATGCGTTGGCAGCAGGGTGAACCCTTTAAGGCTTCTGTCATAGAATAA
- a CDS encoding FAD-dependent oxidoreductase, with product MKSIWRETCEIEERKPLDENIETEVAVIGAGMTGILAAYYLQREGKDVVVLEAKKIGSGQTQNTTAKVTSQHGLIYHSLLKQYGKEKAQQYALANETAIREYQNIITDLQIDCDFEYKNSYIYSKSRKELEAEAKAACLLGLPAALAKEELPLPFPVWGAVEFQNQAQFHPLKFLKAISEKVKVYENTEVERVEGNKLITKQGSVQAEKIIFACHFPFVNFPGMYFARIHQERSYVLALKDASQVNGMYMGAEKGDYSFRNYGEYLLLGGMGHRTGKNAGSYEALRKAAEKWFPNSQEIYHWSAQDCMTLDKIPYIGQYSKENPDWYVATGFQKWGMTTAMVAALIFRDLICGQEVFYKDVFSPSRFSLGNLPALLAETGHSIKGLGKRVLFIPGKEVEDILPGQAGVVLYKGKKAGVYKDMEGKIYAVDIRCPHLGCQLEWNAAELSWDCPCHGSRFDYRGNLLNNPAQKNI from the coding sequence ATGAAATCAATTTGGAGAGAAACCTGTGAAATAGAAGAACGAAAACCTTTAGATGAGAATATAGAAACAGAGGTTGCAGTGATAGGCGCGGGAATGACGGGAATTTTAGCTGCTTATTATCTGCAAAGAGAAGGAAAAGATGTCGTGGTTTTGGAGGCAAAGAAAATAGGAAGCGGGCAGACGCAGAATACAACAGCAAAGGTTACGTCCCAGCATGGGTTGATTTATCATTCTTTGTTAAAACAATATGGCAAAGAAAAAGCGCAGCAGTATGCGCTGGCAAATGAAACGGCAATCCGTGAATATCAGAATATCATTACAGATTTGCAGATAGACTGCGATTTCGAATATAAAAATTCTTATATTTATTCCAAAAGCCGAAAAGAACTGGAAGCAGAGGCAAAGGCAGCCTGCCTTTTAGGGCTTCCTGCGGCGCTTGCTAAAGAGGAGCTTCCATTGCCTTTTCCTGTATGGGGCGCAGTGGAGTTTCAAAATCAGGCACAATTTCATCCACTGAAGTTTTTAAAAGCCATCAGTGAAAAAGTGAAGGTTTATGAGAATACAGAAGTGGAAAGGGTAGAAGGGAATAAGCTTATAACAAAACAGGGAAGTGTGCAGGCAGAAAAAATTATTTTTGCCTGTCATTTTCCTTTTGTGAATTTTCCCGGAATGTATTTTGCAAGAATACATCAGGAACGTTCTTATGTGCTTGCTCTAAAAGATGCGTCACAGGTAAACGGTATGTATATGGGGGCAGAAAAGGGAGATTATTCTTTCCGTAATTATGGGGAATATTTGCTGCTGGGAGGAATGGGACATCGCACAGGGAAAAATGCAGGGAGCTATGAAGCGCTGCGAAAGGCAGCAGAGAAATGGTTTCCAAACAGTCAGGAAATTTACCATTGGTCAGCGCAGGACTGCATGACATTAGACAAAATCCCCTATATAGGGCAGTATTCCAAAGAAAATCCGGATTGGTATGTTGCCACCGGATTTCAAAAGTGGGGAATGACAACTGCTATGGTGGCGGCGCTTATTTTCCGTGATTTGATTTGCGGACAGGAGGTCTTTTACAAAGACGTTTTTTCGCCTTCCAGATTTTCTTTGGGCAATTTACCTGCGCTTTTGGCAGAAACAGGACATTCCATAAAAGGACTGGGAAAACGTGTGCTTTTTATACCGGGAAAGGAAGTCGAAGATATCTTGCCGGGACAGGCAGGAGTGGTGCTGTACAAAGGTAAAAAAGCCGGCGTTTATAAGGACATGGAGGGCAAAATTTATGCCGTGGATATCCGATGTCCTCATTTGGGGTGCCAGCTGGAATGGAATGCAGCAGAATTAAGCTGGGATTGCCCCTGTCATGGCTCACGGTTTGATTATCGTGGAAACTTATTGAACAATCCGGCTCAGAAAAATATCTGA
- a CDS encoding tyrosine-type recombinase/integrase produces MAKPITYREQEKIENTVKLREFLTELPPYVKDYFRAKEPTTSDKTRLSYAYDLRVFFRFLQETNPSLKEKSLSEISIQDLSLLEPVDFEEFQEYLKAYQSADNKLETNSRTGIARKMSCLRSFYDYLCKRQLLTSNPVRLVDMPKIKEKAIIQLDPDEVANLLDYIENYGKQLSGVKLYHYNKQKYRDIAIVTLLLGTGVRVSELVGLNIGDIDFKNNGIRILRKGGNEMIVYFGAEVEQALKDYLEISRNSITPLSGHEDALFLSGQRKRISVDAVEKMVKKYASAVSVKTITPHKLRSTYGTALYRETGDIYLVADVLGHSDVNTTKKHYAKLSDERRRSASKAVVLREKLED; encoded by the coding sequence ATGGCAAAGCCAATTACATATCGTGAACAAGAAAAAATTGAAAATACTGTAAAGCTTCGTGAATTTTTAACAGAGCTTCCTCCTTATGTCAAGGATTATTTCCGTGCTAAAGAACCCACGACCTCAGACAAAACCCGTTTGTCATACGCTTATGATTTACGTGTTTTTTTCCGTTTTTTACAAGAAACAAATCCTTCTTTAAAGGAAAAATCTCTGTCTGAAATCTCCATTCAGGATTTATCCCTGCTTGAGCCTGTGGACTTTGAAGAATTTCAGGAATATCTAAAGGCTTATCAATCTGCGGACAATAAATTAGAAACCAATTCCCGTACCGGAATTGCCAGAAAAATGTCTTGCCTTCGCAGCTTTTATGATTATCTGTGTAAACGCCAATTATTGACATCAAATCCCGTACGCCTTGTAGATATGCCGAAAATCAAAGAAAAAGCCATTATCCAGCTGGACCCTGATGAAGTTGCCAATCTTCTGGACTATATCGAAAATTATGGAAAACAATTATCCGGTGTAAAGCTTTATCACTATAATAAACAAAAATACCGTGACATTGCCATTGTCACTCTTCTATTAGGAACAGGTGTTCGTGTATCCGAATTAGTGGGCTTAAACATTGGTGATATTGATTTTAAAAATAACGGCATCCGTATTCTTCGAAAAGGCGGCAATGAAATGATTGTATATTTTGGCGCTGAAGTGGAGCAAGCTTTAAAGGATTATCTGGAAATTTCCAGAAACAGCATTACTCCCCTCTCCGGCCATGAGGATGCGCTCTTTCTCTCCGGTCAGAGAAAACGTATCAGCGTAGACGCCGTAGAAAAAATGGTAAAAAAATATGCTTCTGCTGTTTCGGTAAAAACCATTACACCCCACAAATTGCGAAGCACCTACGGCACTGCCCTCTATCGGGAAACCGGTGATATTTATCTGGTTGCAGACGTTTTAGGACACTCTGACGTCAATACTACAAAGAAACACTATGCCAAATTAAGCGATGAGCGCCGCAGGTCTGCTTCCAAGGCTGTTGTTTTAAGAGAAAAATTAGAAGATTGA
- the dtd gene encoding D-aminoacyl-tRNA deacylase, which produces MKLVIQKVSHASVETEGASIAEIQKGFLVLVGIGKNDTKETIDQYVKKMVNLRIFTDENGKTNLSLKDVNGEILLVSQFTLYANCKKGNRPSFFDAGEPEKAQQLYEYMVEKVKEFVPVVQTGKFGALMKVSLINEGPFTILLDENTFA; this is translated from the coding sequence ATGAAACTGGTTATACAAAAAGTCAGCCATGCCTCCGTAGAAACAGAGGGAGCAAGCATCGCAGAAATTCAAAAAGGATTTTTGGTTCTGGTGGGTATCGGCAAAAACGATACCAAAGAGACCATAGACCAATACGTAAAAAAGATGGTAAATCTTCGTATTTTCACAGATGAAAACGGAAAAACAAACCTTTCCTTAAAAGACGTAAACGGAGAAATCCTTCTGGTATCACAATTTACCTTATATGCCAACTGTAAGAAGGGAAACCGCCCAAGCTTCTTTGATGCGGGAGAACCTGAAAAGGCGCAACAGCTTTATGAATATATGGTAGAAAAAGTAAAAGAATTTGTTCCCGTAGTGCAAACAGGAAAATTCGGTGCGTTAATGAAAGTTTCTTTGATTAACGAAGGACCGTTTACCATTTTATTAGATGAGAATACATTTGCATAA